One genomic region from Eremothecium gossypii ATCC 10895 chromosome I, complete sequence encodes:
- the LDB16 gene encoding Ldb16p (Syntenic homolog of Saccharomyces cerevisiae YCL005W (LDB16)) translates to MGKLDCQRNWYQQLIRRAMSNDGTTPLSHVSALTDSVGWAIHERFKPVTMVIWLVHSVFFQPIYTTVNLLLWQPMLTLQRAIWKLALLPANLLLKIFLRTSVEELAVGTDFRGALTIAKVCIQYVIATAVVGSFLGITTGVVLGSIHRMVRIPALYVAILPTYVDKTTQWVSTVRDFFSNIIDAGLRSIPILSSGVLVDEGGDLFTDLLDTYEHEYVQYSQSSSNGLREPVKGDYDDYGNMTPISIQDEEELGTSTLSAISNLWDSVPDSGTVRTDVDELKYNLKNSSRQKIAHTTQRYDKFDFSELHHRH, encoded by the coding sequence ATGGGTAAGCTGGACTGTCAGAGAAACTGGTATCAGCAGCTAATAAGAAGAGCTATGAGTAATGATGGCACAACCCCGCTGTCCCATGTGTCCGCCCTCACAGATTCAGTTGGTTGGGCAATCCATGAAAGGTTCAAACCAGTGACAATGGTAATATGGCTTGTTCACTCAGTCTTCTTCCAGCCAATCTACACGACGGTGAACTTGCTCCTCTGGCAGCCCATGTTAACGTTACAGAGGGCCATCTGGAAACTGGCATTACTTCCAGCTAATCTGCTGTTGAAGATATTCCTACGGACTTCAGTAGAAGAGCTAGCAGTTGGTACAGACTTCCGGGGAGCGCTGACTATCGCAAAGGTATGCATTCAGTACGTGATAGCAACCGCTGTCGTGGGGTCCTTCCTCGGTATAACGACAGGAGTCGTTCTAGGGAGTATACACCGAATGGTTAGAATTCCTGCACTATACGTTGCCATTTTGCCAACTTACGTGGACAAGACAACACAGTGGGTATCTACTGTAAGAGATTTCTTTTCCAACATTATTGACGCAGGCCTCCGCAGCATTCCTATTTTATCAAGCGGTGTGCTGGTTGACGAGGGCGGGGACCTCTTTACGGATTTGCTGGATACATATGAACATGAATATGTTCAGTACAGCCAATCCAGTAGCAATGGCCTAAGGGAACCAGTGAAGGGTGACTACGACGATTATGGTAATATGACACCAATAAGTATCCAGGACGAGGAAGAATTGGGCACTTCAACGCTTTCTGCCATTAGCAACCTCTGGGATTCTGTACCTGATAGCGGCACTGTAAGAACAGATGTGGACGAGTTAAAATATAACTTGAAAAATTCTTCTAGGCAGAAGATTGCTCATACTACGCAACGCTATGATAAATTTGATTTCTCAGAGTTGCATCACCGGCATTAA
- the PGS1 gene encoding CDP-diacylglycerol--glycerol-3-phosphate 3-phosphatidyltransferase (Syntenic homolog of Saccharomyces cerevisiae YCL004W (PGS1)), protein MRTYIRYSRPLKAVQRTMSTNRTPMNGLEGIFDAVKGSLSSLRTIFYFKEGEIDVLQHPVEFYDTLKQKIAAANDRIFLASLYLGRTEHEVIACLDDALKAKPHLRISLLVDGLRGTRETPNPCSASLLAKLTKEHGDRVEVRLYMTPEYTGWKRALFPKRFNEGIGLQHMKIYGFDDEVILSGANLSNDYFTNRQDRYYLFKSKHFADYYFKMHNLISKMSYQAKYSNTKQSYMLYWPKNNATIEPRLDKHKFVTQASELLSKFLTATHENGMEGVQYLDDYPTIVYPISQFTPLFKKNNDFSTEKPSILRLLSSIPSSETSWAFTAGYFNILPEIKKRLLDSPSCVGKIITAAPTANGFYQSRGISKYLPDAYLYLAQKFLKSVHAEGKSDTISLYEWQKGVVNQPGGWSYHAKGIWISDGCDEDSRPVVTVVGSSNYTRRAYSSDLETNAIILTTDDRLRAAMGAELQNILRHTKKITLNDFTNDPQRYVKPGVRAATEVLGKKL, encoded by the coding sequence ATGAGGACATATATCAGGTATAGTAGGCCTCTTAAAGCCGTTCAGCGAACCATGTCAACCAATCGAACGCCCATGAATGGTTTAGAAGGGATTTTTGATGCGGTGAAAGGAAGCTTGTCTTCCTTACGAACCATATTTTATTTTAAAGAAGGCGAAATTGATGTACTGCAGCATCCCGTGGAATTCTATGACACTTTGAAACAGAAAATTGCTGCGGCGAATGATCGTATCTTCCTTGCATCTCTTTATCTTGGAAGAACTGAGCATGAAGTGATAGCATGTTTAGATGATGCTTTAAAGGCCAAACCTCATCTCCGGATTTCCTTGCTTGTGGATGGACTTCGGGGCACGCGTGAAACTCCTAATCCCTGTTCTGCTTCTCTCTTGGCAAAACTTACCAAGGAGCATGGCGATAGAGTGGAAGTTCGACTGTATATGACGCCAGAATACACAGGGTGGAAACGGGCTCTATTTCCCAAGAGGTTTAACGAAGGCATAGGCTTGCAGCATATGAAGATATACGGGTTTGATGACGAGGTTATTCTTTCAGGTGCTAACTTGTCGAATGACTATTTCACCAACAGACAGGATAGATATTATCTTTTTAAGTCAAAGCACTTTGCTGACTATTATTTCAAAATGCACAATTTGATTAGCAAGATGAGTTACCAGGCCAAATATTCCAACACGAAGCAGAGCTATATGCTTTACTGGCCGAAGAATAATGCTACCATAGAACCAAGGTTAGATAAGCACAAGTTTGTTACTCAAGCGTCAGAGCTACTGTCCAAATTTCTGACAGCAACACATGAAAATGGGATGGAGGGCGTTCAATATCTGGATGATTATCCTACCATTGTATATCCCATCTCTCAGTTCACGCCTCTGTTCAAAAAGAACAATGATTTCTCAACTGAAAAACCAAGTATTTTACGTCTGCTATCATCCATACCGTCTTCAGAAACAAGCTGGGCGTTCACAGCTGGATATTTCAACATACTCCCAGAAATTAAAAAACGCTTATTGGATTCTCCCTCCTGTGTTGGCAAAATCATTACCGCAGCGCCTACAGCTAATGGCTTTTACCAATCCAGGGGGATCTCCAAGTATCTCCCTGATGCTTACTTGTATCTGGCACAAAAGTTCCTGAAGTCTGTTCATGCTGAAGGAAAATCTGACACAATTTCTTTGTATGAGTGGCAGAAGGGAGTTGTAAATCAACCGGGCGGATGGTCATATCATGCAAAGGGTATCTGGATATCTGATGGCTGTGACGAAGATAGCAGACCTGTTGTCACAGTCGTAGGGTCTTCAAATTATACAAGAAGAGCGTACTCGTCGGACCTGGAGACGAACGCTATCATACTAACGACTGACGACAGGCTGCGCGCTGCGATGGGCGCGGAACTTCAAAATATACTTCGCCACACCAAGAAGATCACACTAAATGATTTTACAAACGACCCCCAAAGATACGTCAAACCTGGAGTAAGGGCTGCCACTGAAGTACTTGGCAAGAAGCTGTAG
- the RER1 gene encoding protein retrieval receptor (Syntenic homolog of Saccharomyces cerevisiae YCL001W (RER1)): MNFEEEEVTTSNKATFYFNKYKTLYQYYLDQTTPHVRYRWAGLIVLVLLFVLRVVLYEGWYVVCYGLGIYLLNQFLAFLTPKFDMSLQQAEKNNELESGDMADEFRPFIRRLPEFKFWHNSIRATLLSHFLATFSVFDIPVYWPILLIYFILLFALTMRRQINHMIKYKYLPLDIGKKKYSHK; encoded by the coding sequence ATGAATTTCGAAGAGGAAGAAGTCACTACTTCGAACAAGGCCACCTTCTACTTCAACAAGTACAAAACCTTGTACCAGTATTATTTGGATCAGACGACCCCTCATGTAAGGTATAGGTGGGCGGGTCTCATTGTGCTTGTTCTGCTATTCGTCCTTCGTGTGGTTCTTTATGAGGGGTGGTATGTCGTTTGCTATGGACTAGGAATCTACCTTCTAAACCAATTCCTCGCCTTTTTGACGCCGAAGTTTGATATGTCTCTACAGCAAGCAGAAAAGAACAACGAGTTGGAATCTGGGGACATGGCCGATGAGTTCAGACCTTTTATTAGAAGACTGCCGGAGTTTAAGTTTTGGCACAATTCCATTAGGGCAACGCTGCTATCCCACTTCCTCGCAACATTTTCGGTCTTTGATATCCCAGTTTACTGGCCTATATTGTTGATCTACTTTATTTTGCTGTTTGCCTTGACCATGAGGAGACAAATCAACCATATGATTAAGTACAAGTACCTGCCGCTAGACATTGGTAAGAAGAAGTACTCTCATAAATAA
- a CDS encoding AAL001Wp (Syntenic homolog of Saccharomyces cerevisiae YNL001W (DOM34) and YCL001W-A), with translation MKLISQSKGTSSSEVCLVVVAQDKEDLFTLYNIINTDDELIFKKKLTLKLDEAGKKKSTELVRLRVKVVSSEFEPQHEFLKYKGITTEDDAGKANVDVALGKFFSFTVDYQYPFTIIKKDFNSYCQKLINEACNLESRSDMAAVVLQEGLAHICLLSSFSTILKQKVEYSLPKKKRSVDVLKFDEKTEKFYKAIYNAMLKHFDLSQLKAVILCSPGFYAKTLYEKILQYAQTNQEKTVIDNKDKFLVAHCSTGYLQGISEVLRDPAYSQKLQNTKNSGQLQVMDAFLKHLNDDDNKSWYGEAEITKACEFGAIETLLITDDWLRADSVSVRNKSLKLIKDVENMGGKVCVFSSMHSSGEELNSLTGLACILKYPIPDLDEHEDED, from the coding sequence ATGAAGTTAATAAGCCAATCGAAGGGCACCAGCTCTTCAGAGGTGTGCTTAGTGGTCGTCGCACAAGACAAGGAAGACCTCTTTACGCTCTATAATATTATCAACACCGATGATGAACTGATATTCAAAAAGAAGCTAACCTTAAAGTTGGATGAGGCAGGAAAGAAGAAGTCGACTGAACTCGTGCGGTTGCGTGTGAAGGTAGTATCCTCAGAGTTTGAACCACAACACGAATTTTTAAAGTACAAAGGAATTACTACGGAGGACGATGCTGGTAAGGCCAATGTGGATGTCGCCCTGGGCAAATTCTTCAGCTTTACAGTTGATTACCAGTATCCTTTTACAATCATTAAGAAAGACTTTAATTCTTACTGTCAGAAGCTGATAAATGAAGCCTGCAACCTAGAAAGTCGTTCAGATATGGCTGCCGTTGTACTACAGGAAGGTTTAGCTCATATCTGTCTACTGAGTAGCTTTTCGACTATTCTGAAGCAAAAAGTAGAATACTCACTgcccaagaagaagaggtCGGTGGACGTGTTGAAATTTGATGAAAAGACAGAGAAGTTCTACAAAGCTATCTATAATGCAATGCTGAAGCACTTTGACCTATCCCAGTTAAAAGCAGTGATTTTATGTTCACCAGGATTCTATGCCAAAACTTTGTATGAGAAAATACTTCAGTATGCCCAAACCAATCAGGAGAAAACAGTAATAGACAATAAAGACAAATTTCTAGTCGCACACTGCTCTACTGGTTACTTACAGGGCATATCAGAGGTGCTCCGTGATCCAGCTTACTCACAGAAATTACAGAATACCAAAAATTCTGGACAGCTACAAGTGATGGACGCATTTTTGAAGCATTTGAATGACGATGATAATAAATCGTGGTATGGTGAAGCTGAAATCACGAAGGCTTGTGAATTTGGCGCTATCGAAACGTTGTTGATTACGGACGATTGGTTGAGGGCTGACAGCGTTTCTGTTCGGAACAAATCATTAAAATTGATTAAGGACGTGGAAAATATGGGTGGGAAGGTGTGCGTGTTTAGTTCAATGCATTCTTCAGGTGAGGAACTGAATAGTCTAACTGGATTGGCTTGTATTCTAAAGTACCCAATACCGGACCTTGATGAACACGAAGATGAAGACTAA
- the CDC10 gene encoding septin CDC10 (Syntenic homolog of Saccharomyces cerevisiae YCR002C (CDC10)) yields MSSVADSSLITPSSYVGFDTITAQIEHRLLKRGFQFNIMVVGHSGLGKSTLINSLFASHLIDSSTGKDITKEPITKTTEIKVSYHSLVEDKVRLNVNCIDTPGFGDQINNDKVWEPIVKYIKEQHSQYLRKELTAQREKHIVDTRVHAVLYFIQPNGKGLTQLDIAALKRLTDITNVIPVIAKADTLTMDERAKFREIIQHEFKKHNFRIYPYDSDDLTPEELELNDSIRSIIPFAVVGSEKEITVNGEVVRGRKTRWGAINLEDINQCEFVYLREFLIRTHLQDLIETTALIHYESFRSKQLIALKENASSRATGHGAQSSSTNMLR; encoded by the coding sequence ATGTCTTCAGTCGCCGATTCGTCACTTATCACGCCATCCTCGTATGTGGGGTTTGACACGATTACAGCTCAGATTGAGCACCGCCTCTTGAAGCGGGGCTTCCAGTTCAATATCATGGTTGTTGGACACTCTGGGCTTGGCAAGAGCACATTGATCAACAGTTTATTCGCCTCGCACTTGATCGACTCGTCCACGGGCAAGGACATAACGAAGGAGCCTATCACCAAGACGACGGAGATCAAGGTGTCGTACCACTCTTTGGTGGAGGACAAGGTACGCTTGAATGTCAACTGTATCGACACGCCCGGGTTTGGCGACCAGATTAACAACGACAAAGTCTGGGAGCCGATTGTGAAGTATATCAAGGAGCAGCACTCGCAGTATCTCCGCAAGGAGTTGACGGCACAGAGAGAGAAGCACATCGTGGACACACGTGTGCACGCTGTGCTATACTTCATCCAGCCGAACGGCAAGGGGTTGACACAGCTAGATATTGCCGCCTTGAAGAGGTTGACTGATATCACAAATGTCATCCCGGTGATTGCCAAGGCAGACACTCTAACTATGGACGAGCGCGCCAAGTTTAGAGAGATTATTCAACATGAGTTCAAAAAGCATAACTTCCGCATCTATCCGTATGACTCGGACGATCTAAcgccggaggagctggagtTGAACGACAGCATAAGGTCAATTATCCCATTTGCCGTCGTGGGCTCTGAGAAGGAGATCACGGTCAATGGCGAAGTCGTCAGAGGCAGAAAGACCCGCTGGGGGGCCATTAACTTGGAGGATATTAACCAATGTGAGTTTGTATATTTGAGAGAGTTTTTGATCAGAACTCACTTGCAGGACTTGATTGAGACAACCGCTTTGATCCACTACGAAAGCTTCAGATCTAAGCAGTTGATTGCTTTGAAAGAAAACGCCAGCTCTCGCGCTACAGGCCACGGTGCCCAATCCTCCAGCACTAACATGCTTCGTTGA
- the MRPL32 gene encoding mitochondrial 54S ribosomal protein bL32m (Syntenic homolog of Saccharomyces cerevisiae YCR003W (MRPL32)), with the protein MSAQAVWGNVGRALSECTAALFPRLELGSGSVTAPRTLLELLRRAGGSQQAGTAAVGADGLVLAVPKKKVSHQKRRQKLYGPGKKQLQMVHHLGKCPSCGHYKRLNTLCMYCVGEIRHIWKVYTQTKPAEPPQEQDLSELDKRILYPGREETEYMKKLKKKDYLEKRMRTLPVDDKGK; encoded by the coding sequence ATGAGCGCACAGGCTGTATGGGGTAATGTTGGGCGCGCGCTCTCTGAGTGTACTGCGGCGCTCTTTCCGCGGCTGGAACTAGGCAGCGGGAGCGTCACAGCGCCTCGcacgctgctggagctgcttCGTCGCGCGGGCGGAAGCCAGCAGGCCGGGACCGCCGCCGTTGGTGCCGACGGGCTTGTGCTGGCAGTCCCCAAGAAAAAGGTGTCGCACCAGAAGCGGAGACAGAAGCTGTACGGGCCAGGGAAAAAGCAGCTGCAGATGGTGCACCATTTGGGCAAGTGCCCGTCGTGCGGACACTATAAGCGGCTCAACACGCTGTGCATGTACTGCGTGGGAGAGATACGCCACATATGGAAGGTCTACACGCAGACCAAGCCCGCGGAGCCGCCGCAGGAGCAGGATCTGTCGGAGCTGGACAAGCGTATCCTGTACCCTGGTCGAGAGGAGACGGAGTACATGAAGAAGCTGAAGAAAAAGGACTACCTAGAGAAGCGCATGCGCACGCTGCCCGTTGATGACAAGGGCAAGTGA
- a CDS encoding AAR003Wp (NOHBY104; No homolog in Saccharomyces cerevisiae; Syntenic homolog of Kluyveromyces lactis KLLA0F12804g): protein MNQDAKKQRMLPSYRVSTFTSAPRHPLGVKPSGNAIMEGFGPKERAEARGKLLGHLAIFPEELLVEVLTYITTPEDLRNLGHASRMLYAYTYDEELWRKMYTNEFIRMEQAARADSKPVVLKPYGCDQWKGSWRKTILKLGDDQEACLQVRDTLYSDLLYRPYQCSQVDYKTIFRKVIDFERRSSNLVCNLNPDFGIDRFDESQFDEEKFRKEYIDKPFILRAKDNDARWPGWDLAYLVSKYPQVKFRQESVTWPLSHYADYFKKNRDESPLYLFDCASEAMEKIKNQYAPPDVFQKDFFTLFQQDGVQCRPDHRWLIAGPARSGSTFHKDPNQTSAWNAVLSGMKLWVMLPPDVAPPGVSTDKEEEEVTSPVGITEWVLSGYYNDAVNLAQQGKCRIGVQFASECIYVPAGWWHTVINITDSVALTENFVPEPILPRVLNFFKNKTKQISGFHMKDLVASIESFLELQRGNIGNKTNLTLLEEFLDQSKTSQLDNEDCGVLNASEIAAPLYEFFCELIQQSDYRGALPAAQQALKDIEIRDAQQQQTSRVNIKDSEKWMELTKMSESPFSFCFDADDDA from the coding sequence ATGAACCAGGATGCAAAGAAGCAGAGGATGCTTCCCAGCTACCGTGTGAGCACGTTCACCTCTGCTCCCAGGCATCCTCTAGGGGTAAAGCCGTCCGGGAACGCAATTATGGAGGGATTCGGGCCGAAAGAACGGGCAGAAGCCAGGGGGAAGCTGCTTGGGCATCTTGCAATCTTTCCTGAGGAACTCCTGGTTGAAGTCTTGACGTATATTACCACCCCGGAGGACCTGCGGAACCTCGGGCATGCTTCGAGGATGCTTTATGCGTACACCTACGATGAAGAGCTATGGAGGAAAATGTACACTAATGAATTCATTAGAATGGAGCAAGCAGCTCGAGCTGACAGCAAACCGGTAGTACTGAAACCATATGGATGCGATCAATGGAAGGGCTCGTGGAGAAAAACGATTTTAAAGCTCGGCGATGACCAGGAAGCCTGCTTACAGGTTCGTGATACACTGTACTCAGACCTGCTATACCGCCCCTACCAGTGCTCGCAAGTGGATTATAAGACCATCTTCAGAAAAGTCATTGATTTTGAGAGGCGGTCTTCGAATCTCGTCTGTAATCTGAATCCGGATTTCGGCATCGATCGGTTTGATGAGTCCCAGTTTGACGAGGAAAAGTTCAGAAAGGAGTACATCGATAAGCCTTTCATTCTGCGGGCAAAGGATAATGATGCTAGGTGGCCAGGCTGGGACCTTGCATATCTTGTTTCGAAATACCCACAAGTTAAGTTCCGTCAGGAAAGTGTAACTTGGCCGCTATCGCACTATGCAGACTATTTCAAGAAGAATAGAGATGAGTCGCCTCTCTATCTTTTTGACTGCGCCAGTGAAGCAATGGAAAAGATTAAAAACCAATACGCACCTCCAGATGTGTTTCAAAAGGATTTCTTTACGTTATTCCAACAAGACGGAGTCCAATGCAGGCCTGATCACAGATGGTTGATTGCTGGGCCCGCGAGGAGTGGATCCACATTCCATAAAGATCCTAATCAGACTTCAGCATGGAATGCCGTACTAAGCGGCATGAAGCTTTGGGTAATGCTTCCCCCAGATGTGGCGCCCCCAGGCGTCTCGACGGAcaaagaagaagaggaggTTACCTCCCCGGTAGGGATCACGGAATGGGTTCTGTCCGGCTACTACAATGATGCTGTCAATTTGGCACAACAGGGTAAATGTCGAATCGGAGTTCAATTCGCATCTGAATGTATATATGTGCCAGCTGGTTGGTGGCATACCGTCATTAATATTACGGATTCTGTGGCGTTGACAGAAAACTTTGTTCCAGAGCCTATATTACCAAGAGTGTTGAACTTCTTTAAAAACAAGACTAAGCAAATATCTGGGTTCCACATGAAGGACTTGGTAGCTTCTATTGAGTCCTTCCTTGAACTACAGAGGGGAAATATTGGAAATAAAACTAACCTAACCCTGCTAGAGGAGTTTCTTGATCAGAGTAAGACATCGCAACTTGACAACGAAGATTGCGGTGTCCTGAATGCTTCTGAAATAGCAGCGCCGCTTTACGAGTTTTTCTGCGAGCTAATACAACAATCGGATTACCGCGGAGCTCTTCCTGCGGCACAGCAGGCTCTAAAAGATATAGAGATCCGTGATGCCCAGCAACAACAAACCTCTCGCGTAAATATCAAAGACTCAGAAAAGTGGATGGAGCTCACCAAAATGTCTGAATCTCCCTTCTCTTTTTGTTTTGATGCGGACGACGATGCATAA